The following is a genomic window from Actinomadura rubteroloni.
CTTCGGCGAGGCGGTCGTGCGGGCCCATCTCCTTGAGGGATCCGCCGAGCACGAGGCCGCCGACGATGTTGTTGCCGTCCTCCGGGCCGCCGTCGCGCACGTCCACCGGCACCGCGATCGACAGCGTGCCGCCGGCCCGTCCGTGGAGGCGGTGGTAGTCGGCGAATGCGCCGAGCATGATGGTGATGAAGGCCGCGGTGACCGTCGCGCCTGCGGTCTTCCCGGCCGCCTTCAGGTCGGCCAGCGGCATCTCGACGGCCTCGAACCGGCGTTCGCGCCCGCGTCGGGCGAGCAGCGGGGACCGCCGGGGGTCGACCGCCGTCCGCCCGAGCGAACGGACCAGCCCGTCGACCCGCGCGGGCAGGTCCCCCGGGGACGTCGACGCGTGCGCCAGGCCCGCCGCCAGCCGGGTCCCGCCGCGCCTGATCCGTCCGGGCGCGGAGCCGAGATCGCTCGCCAGCCCGCGCGCCGCGACCTCCCAGGGGCTCGCGTGGCGGGGGGCGTCGGGCGGCGGGCCGGGCGGACGCAGCGACGCCCGCCGCGAGCGGGGCAGCAGCGCGACCATCGCCCGCCGCAGGCCCGCGCCGTCGGCGAGGCAGTGGTGGAGCTTGATCACGATCGCCGCCCGGCCGGACTCGCCCTCCTCGGCGAGCACCGCGCGCCACGGCGGACGGGCGGGGTCGAAGACCGAGGCGCCGACGTCCTCGGCGAGGTCCAGCAGCTCGCGCCG
Proteins encoded in this region:
- a CDS encoding wax ester/triacylglycerol synthase domain-containing protein, with protein sequence MNGMETAMWRMDSDAALRTDVVMVWTLDRVPEWDRFLECCAWLTGVLPRLRLRVAEPPLRIGRPVWEVDEAFDLAAHVHRVRLPAPGGRRELLDLAEDVGASVFDPARPPWRAVLAEEGESGRAAIVIKLHHCLADGAGLRRAMVALLPRSRRASLRPPGPPPDAPRHASPWEVAARGLASDLGSAPGRIRRGGTRLAAGLAHASTSPGDLPARVDGLVRSLGRTAVDPRRSPLLARRGRERRFEAVEMPLADLKAAGKTAGATVTAAFITIMLGAFADYHRLHGRAGGTLSIAVPVDVRDGGPEDGNNIVGGLVLGGSLKEMGPHDRLAEVGAMLRRARRTPLAGWSAALTSLFPVLPVPVLLRATRWTSGVQDLKTSSVPGVPRPAYIAGARLLSTLVFGPRVHGACTAVLMSHDETAGLGLNVDPAAVTDTSSFGRLVQKNVGAVLALADPART